CACAAGAATGCATCAATccatttactttgaatttttAGTATAAAAATGATATgtctttaaaaatatatattttaataaacatgTCCTTGCCGTTTCGTgccctatatttttaaaatatggcGTGTCGCGGTGTCTATATCGTGTCATATTTGTGTCTCGTATCCATATCAGTGCTTCTTAGCCTCTATCAATTCTTTTGAAGCGATAGGCTTCTTTATCCCCACTACAATGGAATTGAAAGACCGTTTGAAGGTTGTTTTCAGATTAACATGAAAATAGTGGAAGTGATATAGCATGAATATTTTCTTAGATTACTGAAGCTTTGGAATAGATACCTTAAAAGACTCGGCCAATTAAGTTTCATGAGCTCTTCTTATATCCACATGCTTTAAACTCACAAATTTTAGATAAGCTAAGGTTTTGTTAATGATATAGTTTGTAGCATGTTTCTTATTATGCCCTTTTATCTCAGTTTTGAGAACGAACTTATTATTGCAACTGGAAAAGGGCAGCCAGCTCTTGTTATGTCTGAGTATGGTTTCAAGTAAGCTCTTAACCGTATTTCTTGGATTAACTTTCGTCCAACACCTTTCAGAGCTAGTTGAATTTCATATGATGGTTTTTTCTGTAACTTTGCAGAAAAGTTTTCTCCATTGATGAGTATGCTTCGTATTTTGAGAATATTGATCCTGTATCCCAATACAAGAACTGGACATCCAAGCAAGCTTTTGGTTTGAACTGGAACCCCGAGAAGTTGATGAGAAAGCAAAGTGTTTTATCTGAAAGAGTGAAGGCGGCTTTTGTTGTCAGTGATCCTGTTGATTGGGGCAGAGATATCCAAGTACAGATCACTCTCCCTTTTATTCTTTGAGTTGCTGAGTTGCAGAGTGCATATCTTTCAatccatcattttttttaatcttcaataatttgtttttaacttttatgGTAGTTGAATTTGGGAGATGTCAATGCCCTGTGTTATCAAAGCAGAATAAAATATTATACTACTGTAGTGCTTCCCTCAGTAGTCTTCATCTCATAACTTTTAACCAACGCCAATTTGTCTCTTTGTAAATTTGATGCTTAGCTTTCATTTTCCCTTTTGAGTTTCCTTGACCAGGTTTACGTTTACCACTAAGGTTCAGATTCAAAGCAATTAGTTTGAAATCCAACTTTGCATCCAACCCCTCTTCTTGATGCTAACATCTTCACAATAGCTAATCTTGCAAAAGCTTCGAACTCATGGATGAATAAATTAGGTTCTTTGTGATGTTTTAAGATCTGGAGGCCTTCCAGGACAGGAGAATGGGAATCAAGTTCCTTTATATTTTGCTGCAGTTGATTTTGAATATCAGGTTGGTTTCAATTATTGTTTTAGCAATGAATTGCTTATGTAAATAACGCCTCGTTACACTTTTATGGTAGTTTACTCCTGAAATTTCTGTCGACATAGGGTCACACAACTTTGAGATCAACATGTGAGTTTCAAACTTCTAATTTCTCAATCAAAAATATGTCTCAACTCTTAACCAATTAAGTTATCCTCAAGTTGGCAATGCAATTGTTTGGCATTTCTCCTACAATTTACTTGCATCTCCCTCATTTACCATTCTCTCATTAATTTAGAGCCAGTAAAATCGAGAATGTGACTGTTGGGCTTTTTATGCAGGCTGCATTTCCTTTTAAGCGGCTTGGGATAGGCGCCTTTAAAATTGCACTAGAAAGTATATTTAATAGGTAAGGTTCCTCTCTTGTGTCAAGATTTTCTTTATTTGCTGCTTTAAAGTTAAACTCAGGAAACAAGATGTCAACAATTTGGCTCATTTGTCCTTTGATTCCTTATGTGTTTTAGATTCTCTCTTCATTCACTCGCAATCTGTTCTAGAATTATTGTGATTACTTCTGCTGGTTTTTCAACAGCATTCACACACGCTACCATTGAGAAGCTAAAGCATTGTGTAAGAATTATTGCTATTCCAAGCGTTCATGAAAACAGTTTGATCTTGATTCACAGGATTCATCATAGACCTCTCGAATACGTATCTTATGGGAAACCAAATCCTCTTGTGTTTAAGAATGTTGAAGCTGTATTGAGACACATTCTCTCATCTCATTGTGATGATCATTTTGTGAACGAAGGGGATATTGAATTTAAAGGTTTTAAAACACTTTATATGATTGGTGACAACCCCCTGGTAGACATTAAAGGTGCACGACAGGTGCGTCGTTTTTGTAATCCTTGTACTTTCATCATCTTATCAACATTATGAATAATTATGTTGTCATTAGTAAATTACTGTTGGATATCGATTTGTGATTTCAGGCAGGAAGACCTTGGTTTTCTATTTTAACAAGGACAGGAGTCTTTAGGGGCAAAGAAAATCACGAGGAGTTTCCAGCTGATCTTGTAAGTAGAAAGTTGATGGGTGAAAATGCATATAGAATTTAGAAGtataaaatgtaataaaatgaagaacaacAATGTCCGACTCTCACTCACGTTCGAGCTTCTACTTTCGATTCCTGCAGGTCGTTAATACTGTCGAAGAAGCAGTGGACTATATTTTTGAATCAGAATGTGTTTCATAATGCCTTTTGTTCTGCCCAACAATGACCTCTCACTTGACCTCTCTGTTGGCATTTCACATATAGCATCTGAATTGTATAATGCACACATAATTACAACGTCCAAATTCTTTACTCTTATCCAGTCTTCTACCATTGATCTAATAAAGgttaagaaattaatattaatgcAATCTTATTATCCTATACGAAAAATACCACCAAGAATTGACAAGCATTAGTCAACAACCAAGAAGACAAAGTTCATTACCGCTACGGAAGCTGACCCAATACCAAGACGTTAGAGAGAGAAGGAAAACAGTAAACTCCAGATGTATTCTTCCAAGCGACGAACTGGTTTACCAAAGTCACGCATGAGAAAAAGTGACATCTATCTCCAACACATGAAAATGCAATTCTTAGCTAAATAATTTAATGACATAATAGAAGGATTATCAAAATGACAATGTCATAAAAACAGAAGCAAGACCAGGTGAATCATTATTGACAACAGAGGCATTGAAAACATAAAGTTCAAAAGAGATCTTACCTTTGTCAATCGTTTTCAAAGTGGATTTGTTATGGATGAGACAAGAATCATTAAGAAAGCATACTAAATACTCATGTCTTTAGTCAGTGCAGTTATAGAAATTAGATTGCACTGAAAAGCAAGAATAAAAAGAACTGTCTGTAGTAAAATAGAATTGTCTAGCAAACCAATCCCATGATACTAACTTGAACTTGACAATTATTTGGCAGAAGCACCAAAAACAGGATATAACAAGACGAATGATGAGTGATTGAAACATATATGAGCAAAAGTCCCCGAATCTATAATCCAACATTTGGGAGACTTAAAACTTGAATGAATGGTCGAGAAAGTATCTGCAATGTGCAGAGGAGATGTTTCACTTTCAATAGAGCTTGCATTATTAGCCTTCTATGCCGCTAATTGTGTTTGCAAAAACATTTCATAAATGTTGATGTTGAGCAGAATTAAGGCAATGAAAAGAAGTATCCTTCTTTCCTTGGATAAGAGAATCGACTAGAGAATTCTCTAGAGATTTCAACATCATTGAAAAAGGTGTTATCAAAGATGGATGTTGCTGTGACTACTCAAGGGCAATTGGACGAAGATGTTGATAGAGCGTTGTTGTTCCTCTTGAGATACAAAGCAAAGGCCTTATTAATTGATGACAATGGCTCCATTAAGAGAATTTGTGTTCgaatttgtgaaaaagaatCATTGggtctcattaaaaaaaatactcataACATATTCATTCCAAAGAAATGTCTATTTTTTCACAACTACATCCCAGTTGATAGGTATTCAA
This DNA window, taken from Benincasa hispida cultivar B227 chromosome 6, ASM972705v1, whole genome shotgun sequence, encodes the following:
- the LOC120080430 gene encoding uncharacterized protein YKR070W-like isoform X2, translating into MQILTVFGVSQGKIRLSFSFQSQASTTYFSPIQSRLERSSFGIAFDIDGVVLRGHHPIGGSTKALKRLYVDSTSSGTLKVPFLFLTNGGGTPESRRAIELSELLGVNVLPSQVVQGHSSFKSLLYSFENELIIATGKGQPALVMSEYGFKKVFSIDEYASYFENIDPVSQYKNWTSKQAFGLNWNPEKLMRKQSVLSERVKAAFVVSDPVDWGRDIQAAFPFKRLGIGAFKIALESIFNRIHHRPLEYVSYGKPNPLVFKNVEAVLRHILSSHCDDHFVNEGDIEFKGFKTLYMIGDNPLVDIKGARQAGRPWFSILTRTGVFRGKENHEEFPADLVVNTVEEAVDYIFESECVS
- the LOC120080430 gene encoding uncharacterized protein YKR070W-like isoform X1, producing MQILTVFGVSQGKIRLSFSFQSQASTTYFSPIQSRLERSSFGIAFDIDGVVLRGHHPIGGSTKALKRLYVDSTSSGTLKVPFLFLTNGGGTPESRRAIELSELLGVNVLPSQVVQGHSSFKSLLYSFENELIIATGKGQPALVMSEYGFKKVFSIDEYASYFENIDPVSQYKNWTSKQAFGLNWNPEKLMRKQSVLSERVKAAFVVSDPVDWGRDIQVLCDVLRSGGLPGQENGNQVPLYFAAVDFEYQAAFPFKRLGIGAFKIALESIFNRIHHRPLEYVSYGKPNPLVFKNVEAVLRHILSSHCDDHFVNEGDIEFKGFKTLYMIGDNPLVDIKGARQAGRPWFSILTRTGVFRGKENHEEFPADLVVNTVEEAVDYIFESECVS